A stretch of Episyrphus balteatus chromosome 2, idEpiBalt1.1, whole genome shotgun sequence DNA encodes these proteins:
- the LOC129912344 gene encoding protease inhibitor-like, which yields MKLIFGIILTIFVFASIIGAEKPAACLQPHSVDGDGMMRCMALFQKWSYNADEDKCVEFNYGGCRGNDNRFNSKAACEALCMN from the exons ATGAAGCTCATTTTCGGaataattttgactatttttgtatttgcttCAATTATTGGAGCTGAAAAACCTG CGGCTTGTTTACAACCACATTCAGTTGATGGTGATGGAATGATGAGATGCATggcattatttcaaaaatggtctTATAATGCCGATGAGGATAAATGTGTTGAGTTTAATTATGGTGGCTGCAGAGGAAATGACAATCGATTCAACTCGAAGGCAGCATGTGAAGCACTTtgtatgaattaa